The Salvelinus alpinus chromosome 14, SLU_Salpinus.1, whole genome shotgun sequence genomic sequence ATATAACGCATTTAGGGGATAGGTTGGGAGACTTGGCCTTTATAACTTTCACATCACAGTTCTGGCAATTCTTTGATACAGAGCCATTACATTGGGACAAAGGGAAATCAAACTTGAACAAACCATTTTGATGATATGCAAATCAGGCTAATTTAGTTAACAAAGGCTTTTCCCTTGTCGGCACATTCTGGATTTGGATATAAACCTCGGCAGTGCTGCTGGTGAGTGGGAggtgaacaataacaataaaaaaaatgggAAAGGTAAGAAGAGCCTTTGGATTATATACAAGAATACATTTAAAACTTTACAAAAAAGTAGACTTTAGGTTTTTGTAACTTCTGTAACTTCAAGCAGCGTTGTTATGTATTGCAGTATTGCAGCTTCGCCAGAAGAGCAATCGTGACAGCCAGGTTGGCCTGTATCTTACCaggcttttctctttctctccctctctctcttccagatTGTATTCTTTGAGGAGAAGAACTTCCAAGGTCGTAGTTATGAGTGCAACAGCGACTGCCCAGACCTGCACTCCTACTTCAGCCGCTGTAACTCCATCAGGGTGGAGAGCGGCTGCTGGGTGCTGTACGAGCGCCCCAACTACGGAGGCTACCAGTACGTGCTGACCTCTGGGGAGTACCCTGACCACCAGCAGTGGATGGGCTTCAACGACAACATCAGATCCTGTCGCTCTATTAAAAATGTAAGCCTTCCTACCAATAGTAGGCTACAAACTGTAAGCCTACTAACTCTATCGTTAAGTTTGAAGATGGCACTGATGGATCGGACGTGTCAGTAGATAGATACTGACGACTTGAGGCAAGAAGTTGATAATCTGCGCTGTTTCTTGATTTGCTATATTTCCAGCATTTTTTGCTTTTTGACAGATCTACATTTTATATCAGAGACATCATAAACTTGTCATTTATATTACACTTGTATATTTGGGTTTTGGCAATTAGGATGTTAAAAAGTGTCTGACCAGATTTGGATGCAGGGCAGTAAATGGAATGCCCCAGGGTGCACCAACCAGGCAATGATCAGTCAAAAGCCAACAGACAATAAAGAGAGATAAAAGGCTCATGTTTTGGCAGCAGTTTCCCTCACGTCCAGGCCCATGCACATCAATTGTTGaaggaaaccaggacaacagccAAGAAACCTATTTAAAGAGGCATTCCAAAGGCCTAATATTGTTAAGAACATACAGATTAATGGCAATTTAAATAATTAAAGTGATTACTTTTATATTATTAATTAGGGATACTGGCATTTATGTATTTTTGGTTGTATTTATTTTGCAGGTCTATGGAAATTCCTACAAGATCAGGTTCTATGACAGGCCAGATTTAGCTGGCCAGATGGCAGAGTGGAGCGAAGACTGCCCATCGGTCCATGAAGCCTTCAAGTTCTGTGAATTCCACTCTGCTGTAGTGATAGACGGTGCCTGGGTCTTCTATGAGCTGCCCAACTACAGGGGGCAGCAGTACTTCCTGGAGCGCGGAGAGTACCGTAACTTCACAGACTGGGGCGCCACCTCCCCTGTCGTGGGCTCCTTCCGCAGGATCACAGAGTTCTAGAATCCTAAGACTCCTAGTGTTCTAGAGCCCTACGACTACATCCTTTCCCATTAACCTCTCTGCCGTTCTTATGACACCCACCTCTGTGTGAGAGTGTTACAGGCCAACAAATAAAACCCTGTCTAATCCGCACAAACGCTGCTGTCTTCATTACTTTGACATGGATAACAACACAGGGCACACATGTACGTCAACACCAGTAGATCTACTTACTCAGTTTTCTTTAGTAATCTTTGCTAGCATTTCATCAACTGTAGAAcagaatataacagaatagaaTAATATATAATAGTCTATTGCCCTACAAGGAAAGAAGTATTTACACAATTCCGTAAAGgttaacaataaaaatgaacatacAATACAAGTCATAATGAAAAGTTGGATGATAACAGGAGACTCCTGCATGTTTAAATTCAAGACACATTACAATGAATCAGAATGTTACTGTACCACTCAAAGACCTAGAATACCATATCATATTAGCACACAACACAGTTCAGTAAGAATTGGATTAAGAAGGAAAGTCTCTGAACAAAGGAATGtacaagtaactgccaaaataaaggaaacaccaacataaagtgtctttatAGGGTGCTGGGCCACCATGAACAAGAACAGCTTTAATGCAACTTGGCAtatattctacaagtgtctggaactctgttGTAGGAATGCAACACCATTTTTCCACAAGAAATtctataatttggtgttttgttaatGGTGGTGAAAAACGCTGTCCCAGGCGCATCTCTAGAATCTCCAATAAGTGTTaatttgggttgagatctggtgactgagatggccatggcatattGTTCACAtaattttcatgctcatcaaaccattcagtgaccaatcgtgccctgtggatggaggcattgtcatcctataggGCCATAGCCATGGTAGACAAGACATTTGCAAAAATAATGGCCTGACCAGCatttttatacagttgaagtcagaagtttacatacacttaggttggagtcataaaaactcgtttttcaaccactccacaaatttcttgttaacaaactatagttttggcaagtcggttaggacatctactttgtacatgacacaagtatttttcccaacaattgtttacagacagattatttcactgtatcacaattccagtgggtcagaagtttacatacactaagttgactgtgcctttaaacagcttggaaaattccataaaattatgtcatggctttaggagcttctgataggctaattgacataatttgagtcaattggaggtgtacctgtggatgtatttcaaggcctaccttcaaactcagtgcctcgttgcttgacatcatggaaaaatcaaaagaaatcagacctcagaaaataaattgtagacctccacaagtctggttcatccttgcgagcaattttcaaacacttgaaggtaccacgttcatctgtacaaacaataatactcaagtataaacaccatgggaccatgcagccgtcataccgctcaggaaggagactcgttctgtctcctagagatgaacgtactttggtgcgaaaagtgcaaatcattcccagaacaacagcaaaggaccttgtgaagatgctggaggaaacaggtacaaaagtatctatatccacagtaaaacgagtcctatatcgacatatcctgaaaggccgctgagcaaggaagaagccactgctccaaaaccgccataaaaaagccagactacggtttgcaactgcacatggggacaaagatcatactttttggtgaaatgtcctctggtctgatgaaacaaaaatataactttttggccataatgaccatcgttatgtttggaggaaaaaggggaggcttgcaagccgaagaacaccatcatgAACACACCTTCAtgaaagcacctgctttcaatctACTTTgtttccctcatttactcaagtgtttccattatgtatccgaacaacaaacacacaccacatcgAATATTCAAGTCAAGAAACAA encodes the following:
- the LOC139538219 gene encoding gamma-crystallin M2-like yields the protein MGKIVFFEEKNFQGRSYECNSDCPDLHSYFSRCNSIRVESGCWVLYERPNYGGYQYVLTSGEYPDHQQWMGFNDNIRSCRSIKNVYGNSYKIRFYDRPDLAGQMAEWSEDCPSVHEAFKFCEFHSAVVIDGAWVFYELPNYRGQQYFLERGEYRNFTDWGATSPVVGSFRRITEF